From Neobacillus sp. PS2-9, the proteins below share one genomic window:
- a CDS encoding metal-sensitive transcriptional regulator codes for MIYDDKAINRLKRAEGQIKGILRMIEEGKECKEVITQLSAARSAIDRTIAVIVSSNLEHCIRESMEAGNEDSSKLVEEAVNMLVKSR; via the coding sequence TTGATCTACGACGATAAGGCAATTAATCGTTTGAAACGGGCTGAAGGACAAATAAAAGGCATCTTGAGAATGATAGAGGAAGGTAAGGAATGTAAAGAAGTGATTACCCAGCTATCTGCTGCAAGATCTGCGATTGACAGGACAATTGCTGTTATTGTTAGTTCTAATCTCGAACATTGCATTCGTGAGTCCATGGAAGCCGGCAATGAAGATTCTTCAAAGCTTGTTGAAGAGGCAGTTAATATGCTAGTGAAAAGTAGGTAA
- a CDS encoding MFS transporter, with the protein MFQILKTEKSYRKLFFAGIINGVGDRFSQVALLALLLHLTGSGLTVGITMALRMIPFLLFGPLSSMIAEKWSRKSVLVFTDFSRAFIALSFLFVQSSYDLWIVYIGSFLLASGEALYGPTRKSSIPAIVQSDHIKEINSWEQVSLGFVLIVGALSGGLVSFLFGAKAAFIVNIFSFILAGSIIRTIPNLESSGTSINEGKKTETSGKILPLVMASSFLFMILSFDVLVPLVNGIENILLSVYAVKTFHAGDLGVGILYSVLGTGFLISPLLTKWITGKYLSIAFMCLFMEGVVLSGISQANSFILVVILFGILTIFSGVGNTLLDTAVMQTIPSKYHGVYFGLSATIANTCIGISMFTTGVLLEFISPQMMGLIGGIFYSSLGIAYFLWTMRMDLFNEKRKLVTVADN; encoded by the coding sequence ATGTTTCAAATTTTAAAAACAGAAAAATCCTATCGAAAATTATTTTTTGCTGGGATTATTAACGGTGTGGGAGACCGCTTTAGCCAGGTGGCGTTACTTGCATTACTTTTACACTTAACTGGTTCAGGCTTGACTGTTGGGATTACAATGGCTTTACGTATGATTCCCTTCCTTCTATTTGGTCCACTTAGCAGTATGATTGCTGAAAAATGGTCTCGAAAAAGCGTACTAGTTTTCACAGACTTTTCAAGAGCATTTATTGCACTTTCCTTCTTATTTGTCCAATCGTCCTATGATTTATGGATTGTCTATATTGGCTCCTTCCTTCTTGCAAGCGGAGAAGCCTTGTACGGACCTACACGAAAATCTAGTATTCCTGCCATTGTTCAATCAGACCATATTAAAGAAATCAACTCCTGGGAGCAAGTTTCACTTGGGTTTGTATTGATTGTCGGAGCACTTAGTGGAGGACTTGTCTCCTTTCTTTTTGGAGCAAAAGCGGCATTTATCGTAAATATCTTTTCTTTCATACTTGCAGGCTCTATTATTCGTACGATTCCAAATCTCGAATCTTCAGGAACTAGCATTAATGAGGGAAAAAAGACAGAGACATCTGGGAAAATTCTTCCCCTCGTCATGGCATCCTCTTTTTTATTCATGATTTTATCATTTGATGTCCTTGTTCCATTGGTAAATGGGATTGAAAATATATTGTTGAGTGTGTACGCTGTTAAGACCTTCCATGCAGGCGATCTCGGTGTAGGAATTTTATATAGTGTTCTTGGAACAGGGTTTCTAATTAGTCCGTTGCTAACAAAATGGATTACAGGAAAATATCTTTCCATTGCCTTTATGTGTCTGTTTATGGAAGGAGTGGTCCTATCCGGCATCAGCCAAGCCAACTCCTTTATTTTAGTAGTTATTTTGTTTGGGATCTTAACTATTTTTAGCGGAGTAGGAAATACCCTTTTGGATACTGCCGTCATGCAAACAATTCCTTCTAAATACCATGGAGTTTATTTTGGACTGTCAGCAACTATTGCTAATACTTGTATCGGGATTTCAATGTTCACGACTGGTGTATTACTTGAGTTTATCTCACCGCAAATGATGGGTCTAATTGGAGGGATTTTTTATAGTAGCCTGGGTATAGCCTACTTTCTATGGACAATGCGAATGGATCTTTTTAATGAAAAAAGGAAGCTTGTTACTGTTGCTGATAATTAA
- a CDS encoding L,D-transpeptidase family protein gives MIHIVNPGETLSIISANYRVSLRRLYAANPGVGHLQVGQQIQIPGLPEPSSIPYSIQISVGKRRLTLFNNGRLVKIFPIAVGKMLTQTPSGDYVIVNRQYNPGGPFGVLWMSLSKQGYGIHGTNDPSSIGKAVSHGCVRMYNRDVMQLADMVPNGTRVMIRP, from the coding sequence ATGATCCATATTGTTAACCCCGGTGAAACGTTGAGTATTATTTCAGCTAATTATCGAGTAAGTCTCCGCCGCCTTTATGCTGCAAATCCAGGGGTGGGGCATTTGCAAGTGGGGCAGCAAATCCAGATTCCTGGTTTGCCAGAGCCAAGCAGCATTCCCTATTCCATCCAAATATCTGTTGGGAAACGAAGACTTACTTTATTCAACAACGGAAGGCTTGTTAAAATTTTTCCAATTGCCGTTGGAAAAATGTTAACACAGACCCCATCGGGTGATTATGTAATTGTTAATCGTCAGTATAATCCAGGGGGTCCATTCGGAGTATTGTGGATGTCATTATCCAAACAGGGGTACGGGATTCACGGAACCAACGATCCAAGTTCTATTGGAAAAGCTGTTTCACATGGTTGTGTAAGAATGTATAACCGAGATGTGATGCAACTCGCAGATATGGTCCCAAATGGTACTCGGGTAATGATTCGTCCATAA